The uncultured Carboxylicivirga sp. genomic interval GGTTCCGGCAACGGACTTAAAAACGGAATTACTGCAGGTGTAAAAGATTTTGCCACCAATAGTGCCTTTATGTGGACAGAAAATACAACTGTTGCCTTCGAAGGATTTAAAAGAGGCAGACACTGGAGCATTAATAATGATGATATCATTGCTATTAAGGATCAGGTGCCGGAAGTGGAAGTTATTTCGCCACGATTGAACGGCTGGAATCTACGAAGCGGCGAAAATGTGGTGCGAGGCAAACGCTCAGCAGCATTTAATGTGATGGGTGATTATCCGACTTATAAAAAAATCGATCCCTGTACCCTGCCGTATGGCCGATACATAAACGACGAAGATATCAGACTAAAACGTAAGGTTTGTATCATTGGAGAGAAAGTATATGAAATAATGTTTGATAAGGATGAAGATCCTGTTGGAGAATACATCAGAGTAAATGGAGTATACTTTATGGTTGTGGGAGTATTTAAAAGTAATAATCCCAATATCAACATTGGAAGTAATAAAAAAGAAACCATTTATCTGCCATTTACTTCGATGCAACAAACCTTTAATTATGGCGATCAGGTGCACTACTTTGGCTTTACAGCTAAAAAAGGAGTAAAAGTAAAGGATGTTATTGCCAAGATAACGCCTATCCTACAGAAAAACCATAAGATATCGCCCGATGACATGGAAGCGATTGGTAAGATTGATGTTGAAAATCAGATTCAAACCATGTTCTTTATCTTTTTAGGAATTAACATTCTTATTTGGGTAGTAGGAATTGGAACACTGATAGCTGGAGCCGTAGGAATCAGCAACATCATGCTTGTAATTGTTAAAGAGCGAACCAAAGAAATTGGAATTCAGCGTGCCATTGGAGCCAAACCCTCCATTATTGTAGGACAGTTATTAACCGAATCGGTATTTCTTACTACAGTAGCCGGTTTTATTGGCCTGGCCTTTGGAACGTTTGTACTATATATAGTTGATGCCGGAATTGAAGCATCACGAGCTATGGCCACCGGCGAAGAAGAAACATTCTTCCTTAATCCCGAAATTGGGTTACCATTAGCCCTTTCAGCATTAGCCATGTTAATATTTGTTGGTTTTATTGCCGGATTAATTCCTGCCATGAAAGCCATTAAAATAAAACCAATTGAAGCATTACGTCACGAATAAATCAAAAAGAACAAAATAACTTAAATCAATAATCATGAAAAAGGTATTAAAAATAGTTTTTCTAATCATATTTGTTGGATTAGTTGGCTGGGTTGTATTCTACTTGTACAATCAAACAAAGAAAAATCCAATTGTTTACGAAACAGAAAATGCCGAAGTAATCAACATCATCAAAAAAACAGTGGCTACCGGATCGGTTGTTCCTCGAAAAGAAATTGAAATCAAACCTCAGGAATCGGGTATTATTACCGAATTATATGTGGAGCCAGGCGATAAAGTTGAAAAAGGTGATTTAATAGCCAAAATTCAGATTATA includes:
- a CDS encoding ABC transporter permease; translation: MFDRDRWQEIINAIKKNKLRSILTAFGVFWAIFMLIVMTGSGNGLKNGITAGVKDFATNSAFMWTENTTVAFEGFKRGRHWSINNDDIIAIKDQVPEVEVISPRLNGWNLRSGENVVRGKRSAAFNVMGDYPTYKKIDPCTLPYGRYINDEDIRLKRKVCIIGEKVYEIMFDKDEDPVGEYIRVNGVYFMVVGVFKSNNPNINIGSNKKETIYLPFTSMQQTFNYGDQVHYFGFTAKKGVKVKDVIAKITPILQKNHKISPDDMEAIGKIDVENQIQTMFFIFLGINILIWVVGIGTLIAGAVGISNIMLVIVKERTKEIGIQRAIGAKPSIIVGQLLTESVFLTTVAGFIGLAFGTFVLYIVDAGIEASRAMATGEEETFFLNPEIGLPLALSALAMLIFVGFIAGLIPAMKAIKIKPIEALRHE